In Chthonomonadales bacterium, the genomic window GGAGCGCGAGCGCCTGAAGAAGATCGGGGACACCCTTCGTGAGCCCGGGTTCGGCATCATCATCCGCACCGAGGCCGAGGACAAGACGGAGCAGGATCTGCAAGGAGACAAGGACTTCCTGATCAAGCTCTGGAAGCAGATCCAGGAAACCGCGCTCAAAGCCGATGCGCCGGCGATCGTCCACCAAGATCTGACGCTGATCTACAAGACCATACGCGACGTCTTCGGCTCCGACGTGAGCCGCCTGGTGATCGACGACCCGGTGGAATACGAGAAGGCCAACGAGTTGCTGGAGATGGTGTCGCCGAAGCTGCGCGGGCGCATTCACCTTTACACGGGCGACGCCCCCATCTTCGACCACTTCAACGTCGAAGCGGACATCGACAGAACGCTCAAACGCAAGGTCTGGCTTCGGTCGGGAGGGTACCTCATCTTCGACGAGACCGAGGCCCTCACGGTGGTCGACGTCAACACCGGTAAGTTCGTGGGCGGCAGCAGCCTCTCCGAGACGATCCTCAAGACCAACCTCGACGCCGCGGCGGAGATCGCCCGGCAGTTGCGGCTGCGCGACATCGGCGGGATCATCGTGATCGATTTCATCGACATGCACAGCCCGCGCGACAAGCAGCAGGTCATCCGCGCGCTCGAGGCGGCGCTGAAGCGCGATCGCGCGCGCACGAAGATCTCGAACATCAGCCCGCTTGGGCTGGTGGAGATGACACGCAAGCGCACGGCCGAAACGATCAGCGACTTCCTGACGGAGGCCTGCTCCTGCTGCGGCGGCCGCGGCAAGCTCCCATCCTCCGAGACGGTAAGTATCCTGGTAGAGCGCGAACTGCATCGCGTCATTCGCAACGGCAAGAAGGACCGGGAGGCACTTCTTGTACACTGCCACCCGGGCGTCGCGGAGCAAATCGTCGGCGAGGAGGGCGCCACCGTCGACCGTATTGAGCGGGAGTTGCAGCGCGCCGTCTACGTGCGCGCCAACGCAGACATGACGCCCGACCGCTTCGAGATCACCGCCTCTGACATCGCCGAGCTCGACCGCAAACAGATGCCCTACAAGCGCGCCCAGGTCGTCGAGTGCCGGGTCGCCGCGTCCTGCCTCCAGC contains:
- a CDS encoding Rne/Rng family ribonuclease gives rise to the protein MAKEIIINVGERETRTAVTEDGRLVELHIEREERVVGSLFKARVDNVLPGMDAAFVDIGLSRNAFLYVGDVLPTVEAAGNGADGSTGHDLTPTEEDEEDEEDDGAPEEGDEAPTAPDATPGAPVSRRQLRRPRSIRRSVLRQQKIGEVLKVGQELLVQVIKGPRGTKGARVSTRVSLPGRYLVLMPEADNIGVSRKIEDAKERERLKKIGDTLREPGFGIIIRTEAEDKTEQDLQGDKDFLIKLWKQIQETALKADAPAIVHQDLTLIYKTIRDVFGSDVSRLVIDDPVEYEKANELLEMVSPKLRGRIHLYTGDAPIFDHFNVEADIDRTLKRKVWLRSGGYLIFDETEALTVVDVNTGKFVGGSSLSETILKTNLDAAAEIARQLRLRDIGGIIVIDFIDMHSPRDKQQVIRALEAALKRDRARTKISNISPLGLVEMTRKRTAETISDFLTEACSCCGGRGKLPSSETVSILVERELHRVIRNGKKDREALLVHCHPGVAEQIVGEEGATVDRIERELQRAVYVRANADMTPDRFEITASDIAELDRKQMPYKRAQVVECRVAASCLQPDQGVVGWVDGYLLELNEGRKFVGQTVKVKLTDVRRSYAAASVIPGTNRALDKTGPM